GCGCTGTCGCTGTCGCCGTCGGCGCTGCTGCGGCGGTTGACGCGCGTCTACGTGCTGGCGTTTCGCAACGCGCCGATCCTGGTGCTGGTGTACTTCACCACCTATGTGTTCCCGTTCGAACTCAACCTGGGCGGCTGGAACCTGCCGTTCCCGGACTGGATCAAGGTGGTGATCGGGCTGGGCCTGCCGGCCAGCGCCAATGTCGCCGAGATCTTCCGCGGGGCGATCCAGTCGATCCCCGAGGCGCAATGGGAAGCGGCGCAGTCGCTGGCGTTCCGGCGTTCGCAGATCTTCCGCATGATCGTGCTGCCGCAGTGCGTGCGGCGCATGTTGCCGTCGTGGATGAACCTGTACGCCAGCATCACCATGAGCACCTCACTGGCCTCGCTGGTCGGCGTGCACGACCTGGTCGACACGGCCACGGTGGCCAGCAACACGGTGGCGCGCAGCGACTTCACCATCCTGGTCTATTTCACGCTATTGGCGCTGTTCTTCGCCTATTGCTATCCCATCGCGCGCTGGACGCGCCATCTGGAACGACGCTATGCGCATCACTGACCGCGGCGGCCACGCCGCCACCGACACCCCGCTGGTGCGCCTGCGGGACGTGCACCTGGCATTCGGCCAGACCGAAGTCCTGAAGGGCATCGACGTCGAGGTCCGGCCCGGCAACGCCGTGTCCATCATCGGTCCGTCGGGCTCGGGCAAGTCCACCATCCTGCGCTGCATCACCGGCCTGTTGCGGCCACAGCGCGGCGAGATCGAGGTCGGCGGCGTGCGCGTCGACGGCCTCAAGACCGAGTCCGAGCTGATCGCCTTGCGCAAGCGGGTGGGCTTCGTGTTCCAGCAATACAACCTGTTCCCGCACCTGAGCGTGCTGGAGAACCTGGTGATCTCGCCCATCAAGGTCAACGGCCAGCCGCGGGCCCAGGCCCAGGCGCTGGCGCGCGAGCTGCTGGCCAAGGTGCGCATGGACCACAAGGAAAACGCCTATCCGGGCGAGCTGTCGGGCGGCCAGCAGCAGCGCGTGGCCATCGCCCGCGCGCTGGCCCTGCGGCCCGAACTGATCCTGTTCGACGAAGTGACCTCGGCCCTGGATCCGGAAATGGTGGGCGAGGTGCTGACCGTGATCCGCGACCTGGTGCAGGACGGCCTGACCTGCGTGCTGGTGACGCACGAGATGCGCTTCGCCCAGGAGGTGAGCGACACGGTGTACTTCACCGAGGCCGGCCGCATCGTCGAGCATGGCCCGCCGGCCCGCATCTTCGGCCAGCCCGACAGCGAGCGCACCCGCGCCTTCCTGCAGCGCGCCTCGGCCGAACCGCCGGTGCGGCGCGCGCAAGCCGATCCGATCGATGCCTACCTGACCTTTGACCCGCTGCGCCTTGCAGTGTGACGCCTTTCCGACCCCGGAGCCGACATGACCACCGAATCTTCCGTTTCCCTCGAACGCCGCCAGCGGGTGCAGGACGCCCTGGCCGACATCCGCGGCCTGCTGGCCGCCGCGCCGCTGACCCGCGACCTGCTGGCGCAGGTCACCACCCGCCTGGAACAGCTGGCGCAGCAGCGCGCGCTGTTTCCCGCGGCCGAATTCGCGCCGCCGGCGCCGGGGCAGGGCGTGGGCGCCTCGACCCGTTATCGCCTGAACCCGGACGACGCCGCTGGCGAGCCCGCGCTCTACCTGAATTCGATCAACCCGGGCAAGACCACCTTGCCGCACAACCACACCACCTGGGCGGTGATCGTGGCGTTGTCGGGCCAGGAACTGAACCGCGTCTACCGCCGCAGCGACGATGGCTCGCAGGCGGGCCGCGCCACGCTGGAGCAGGTGCGCGAAGTGGTGGTGCAGCCGGGTCAGTCGGTGTCGTTCCTGCCGGACGACATCCACAGCATCCACGTCACCGGCGACGAGCCGACCCTGCATTTCCACCTGTACGGCCAAGCGCTGGAGACGCTGTCGGGCCGCATCGGCATCGACCTGGCCACCGGCGAGATCGTCAACTACAACGCCACCCAGATGAAGCCCGGCCAGGAGCAGCGCGCATGAGCCTCGATCACGCCCACGTGCAGACCCGGCTGGTCCACGCCGGCAGTCCCGACCTGAAGCAGGGCGCCGGCCCGGTCAACGTGCCGGTGGTGCGCACCAGCACCGTGCGCTTTGCCGACACCGCCACCCAGGCGGCGCTGAGCAGCCAGCGCGCCGCCGGCGAACGCGTCGCCACCTATGGCCGCCACGGCCTGGACACGCACCAGGCGCTGGAGGCGGCGGTGGCCTCGCTGGAAGGCGGGCATCGCAGCATCCTGGCGCCGTCCGGCCTGTCGGCCATCGTGCTGGTGCTGCTGGCCACGCTGGCCCCGGGCGAGCACGCGCTGGTGTCGGACAGCGTCTATTCGCCGGTGCGCCGCGTCGACAAGGCGCTACTGCAGCGCTACGGCATCGAGGTCGAGTACTTCTCGCCCGGCCGCGACGACCTGGCCGAACGCTTCCGGCCCAACACGCGGCTGCTGTACCTAGAGTCGCCCAGCTCGCTGCTGTTCGAGGTGCTGGACCTGCCGGCGCTGGCGTCCGAGGCGCGCAGCCGCGGCGTGGTGGTGGCCACCGACAACACCTGGAGCGGCGGCCTCTACTACCAGCCGCTGGCGCTGGGCGCCAACATCTCGATCCAGGCCGCCACCAAATACCTGGCCGGCCATTCGGACGTGATGATGGGCGTGGTCACGGTCGACAGCCCCGAGCTGGCGCGGCGGGTCGGCGCCACCTACGACGCGCTCGGCCTGGCGGTGGGCGCGGACGACGCTTACCTGACGCTGCGCGGCCTGCGCACGCTGGACGTGCGCCTGGCGCGCCACCACCAGAACGCGTTGAGCGTGGCGGAATACCTGTCGCGCCACGCGGACGTCGAGCGGGTCTATTACCCGGCCTTGCCGCAGGATCCCGGCCATGCGTTGTGGCGGCGCGATTTCAGCGGCGCCAGCGGCCTGGTGTCGTTCGCGTTGCGGGCGGACCAGCCGGGCGCGGCGGCGCGCTTCATCGACGCGCTGCGCTACTTCTCGATCGGCGCGTCGTGGGGCGGCTACGAGAGCCTGGCGCTGGAGGCGGCGCCGGAGCGGCTGGCCGAGCACAGCGTGTGGCAGGGCGGCCATGAAGTGGTGCGCCTGCACATCGGCCTGGAGCATCCGCTGGACCTGGTGGAGGACCTCGACCGGGCCTTCGGCGTGGTCCGCGACGGCCTGCGCCGCAGCGCCTGACGCATATGCAAATGACTGCATTTCCTTAGGGATTCTGATTATGTAGAAGCAATTACAACCTCTTTGTCCGGTTGGACCCCCGGGGTCTAGAATTTGCCTTGTTCCAAGGTTGGCGGCAGGGCATGTCCTCTATTTCTTCGATCGGATCGGTACAGCTTTCCTTCGCGGCGCGGCAGCTGGACGCCGTGCGCGAGTTCTACCGCGGCACCCTGGGGCTGGATGAAATGCCGGTCCCGGACGGGCGCCTGCTATTCGCGCTGGGCGACGCGACCCTGTCGCTGTCGCCCGTGGCCGAGGTGAACCGCGAGGTCAGGGCCGACTACCTGGCCATCCGCACTGGCGCCTACGACGACATCCTGCTGCGCCTGCGCGACGCCGGCTATCACCCGGTCTGTTCGCTGCCCGACGCCTCGCCGCGCGTCATGTACGTCAAAGATCCCAGCGGCAACCAGCTGGCCTTTCTCGGCTAGGCCTCGTGCTCGGCTCCCTCACACAGGCCTCGGCGATTCCATGAACTTCCAGCAACTGCGTTCCGTGCGCGAAACCGTGCGCCGCGACTTCAACCTGACCGATGTGTCGGAAAGCCTGCACACTTCGCAGCCCGGCGTCAGCCGCCAGATCCGCGAACTCGAGGAAGAGGTCGGCGTCGATATCTTCGTGCGCTCGGGCAAGCGCCTGATCGGCCTGACGCCGCCAGGCGAGCAAATCCTGCCGCTGGTCGAGCAGATCCTGCAATGCGCCGACAACATCCGTCATGCCGGCGCCGAATACGCCGACAGCCGCAAGGGCGTGCTGTCGATCGCCGCGACCCATTCGCAGGCGCGCTATGCCTTGCCGCCGGTCATCAAGGAATTCCGCCAGCGCTATCCCGAGGTGGTGCTGCACCTGCACCAGGGCTCGCCGCGGCAGGTCTCGGAAATGCTGCTCGAAGGCGAGGCCGACATCGGCGTCGCGACCGAGGCGGTGGCCGACTATCCCGGCCTGCTGAACCTGCCGTGCTACCGCTGGAGCCACAGCATCATCGTGCCCAAGGGGCATCCGCTCGCCGCGGTGGAAGGCGGCATCAGCCTGTCGCAGCTGTCGCGCTATCCCATCATCACCTACGGCCGCGGCTACACCGGCCGGGCCCACATCGACGAAGCCTTCGCGCGCGCCGGCATCACGCCGGACATCGTCATGACCGCGATGGACGCGGACGTCATCAAGACCTACGTCGAGCTGGAACTGGGGGTGGGCATCGTGGCCGCCGTGGCCTGGGACGCCGAGCGCGACACGCGCCTGTGCGCCATCGACGCGCGCCACCTGTTCGAGATCAACCTGACGCGG
The window above is part of the Achromobacter deleyi genome. Proteins encoded here:
- a CDS encoding VOC family protein gives rise to the protein MSSISSIGSVQLSFAARQLDAVREFYRGTLGLDEMPVPDGRLLFALGDATLSLSPVAEVNREVRADYLAIRTGAYDDILLRLRDAGYHPVCSLPDASPRVMYVKDPSGNQLAFLG
- a CDS encoding amino acid ABC transporter ATP-binding protein, which codes for MRITDRGGHAATDTPLVRLRDVHLAFGQTEVLKGIDVEVRPGNAVSIIGPSGSGKSTILRCITGLLRPQRGEIEVGGVRVDGLKTESELIALRKRVGFVFQQYNLFPHLSVLENLVISPIKVNGQPRAQAQALARELLAKVRMDHKENAYPGELSGGQQQRVAIARALALRPELILFDEVTSALDPEMVGEVLTVIRDLVQDGLTCVLVTHEMRFAQEVSDTVYFTEAGRIVEHGPPARIFGQPDSERTRAFLQRASAEPPVRRAQADPIDAYLTFDPLRLAV
- the metC gene encoding cystathionine beta-lyase, yielding MSLDHAHVQTRLVHAGSPDLKQGAGPVNVPVVRTSTVRFADTATQAALSSQRAAGERVATYGRHGLDTHQALEAAVASLEGGHRSILAPSGLSAIVLVLLATLAPGEHALVSDSVYSPVRRVDKALLQRYGIEVEYFSPGRDDLAERFRPNTRLLYLESPSSLLFEVLDLPALASEARSRGVVVATDNTWSGGLYYQPLALGANISIQAATKYLAGHSDVMMGVVTVDSPELARRVGATYDALGLAVGADDAYLTLRGLRTLDVRLARHHQNALSVAEYLSRHADVERVYYPALPQDPGHALWRRDFSGASGLVSFALRADQPGAAARFIDALRYFSIGASWGGYESLALEAAPERLAEHSVWQGGHEVVRLHIGLEHPLDLVEDLDRAFGVVRDGLRRSA
- a CDS encoding CysB family HTH-type transcriptional regulator, with amino-acid sequence MNFQQLRSVRETVRRDFNLTDVSESLHTSQPGVSRQIRELEEEVGVDIFVRSGKRLIGLTPPGEQILPLVEQILQCADNIRHAGAEYADSRKGVLSIAATHSQARYALPPVIKEFRQRYPEVVLHLHQGSPRQVSEMLLEGEADIGVATEAVADYPGLLNLPCYRWSHSIIVPKGHPLAAVEGGISLSQLSRYPIITYGRGYTGRAHIDEAFARAGITPDIVMTAMDADVIKTYVELELGVGIVAAVAWDAERDTRLCAIDARHLFEINLTRLAIRRGAWLRGYAFHFIEMFVPTLTRAVVDQALKGEA
- a CDS encoding cysteine dioxygenase family protein — encoded protein: MTTESSVSLERRQRVQDALADIRGLLAAAPLTRDLLAQVTTRLEQLAQQRALFPAAEFAPPAPGQGVGASTRYRLNPDDAAGEPALYLNSINPGKTTLPHNHTTWAVIVALSGQELNRVYRRSDDGSQAGRATLEQVREVVVQPGQSVSFLPDDIHSIHVTGDEPTLHFHLYGQALETLSGRIGIDLATGEIVNYNATQMKPGQEQRA
- a CDS encoding amino acid ABC transporter permease, whose amino-acid sequence is MALGTAAGLVVGALSLSPSALLRRLTRVYVLAFRNAPILVLVYFTTYVFPFELNLGGWNLPFPDWIKVVIGLGLPASANVAEIFRGAIQSIPEAQWEAAQSLAFRRSQIFRMIVLPQCVRRMLPSWMNLYASITMSTSLASLVGVHDLVDTATVASNTVARSDFTILVYFTLLALFFAYCYPIARWTRHLERRYAHH